GACTTCTTGCCCTTCAACCGCAATCCCAGCAAACTTGACATCATCAAAGCAGCTTGCCAGTTGCTTGAGATAATCTTTTTTAGCAAGTTCAAATCTTAGATAAGCGCTAGTCTTCTCAAAATAAGTATCGGCAAAAATTTTCAGCCAATGCTCAATGCTATTTTCAGGGAATTGTAACTTTTCAGGTTCTGATCCTGCCTTTGTAAAAGCTAAAATTAAAAAATCTATGTCTGGGGTTCCTTGATGTTTCAGGGGCTTTTGTAATTCCTCCTGAACGCCCGTATCTTTGAAAAACCGCGCTAAAAGATCTCTAGCCTCCTTGTCGCCGCAATTATAAAACAGTTGGTTGCTCGAACTCTGGGTTGCGTCCCAGTTGACGGCGGCATCGCTGCCAGCTTCCAGGGCTTTCTCTAAGTCTGTGGGGTTTAACTCGCTGTTGATCTTACTAACCAGTGTTTTTGCAAGTCCTGGAATAGCTGCCTTTAGTACACTGATCGCCACCGATAATTCCAAGCTCATGCTGCCTCGCTGATGTGCTTTGAGCCATATTATGGCTTGCCTGCAAGGACTCTGGCAAAAGGCTTGACGCTAATTTAAGAGACAAAGGTTCTACAAACAAGCGTCCAGGCAGTGTCTTGCTAGCCTAAACCAATTGCTCAATTCTCATCTAAGATAGTCAAGCTTTGAGGGCGAGTGCGATACCATCCATGTAGTCAGCAACACATCTATTGTGAGTTATGGAACCAAATTCTTTACCAACGGAGGTGATTTTGACGCACCCGCGTCAGACCCTCGGAAATCTCGAACTCGATTGGACGCCGCAACCAGGCAACTATCTTGATGTTCAAGGTAAGACCTACGCGGTTTTGGAACGCCGCCACCGCTATCAATACAAAGCTGGACGCTATCGATTGCAGAAAATTGCCATCTACGTCCAATCTGCTCAACGACCGACTGAGAGCAGTTTTGTAGGAGGACGCTGGGTGTTAGGAGATGCGAACTGTCGCTTCAATGCTCAACTAGAACTAATTCGCTGTGCTGTCAATCCAGATGGGCCATGCGAGAGCTGTCGCTTTTTTGAGACTGCTGAGTGAGCAGCGTTAACAAGTCAGCCTGGAAAAATTATCAACTCAAAACTCAAATCTCCCTAAAACCTCTCCCACAATTAAGCGACTTCCATTAGCAAAATCCCATCCAGATTGAGCGCGTTTGCCAGCTAGCTGCACTTCT
This Microcoleus sp. FACHB-831 DNA region includes the following protein-coding sequences:
- a CDS encoding DUF6464 family protein, with protein sequence MEPNSLPTEVILTHPRQTLGNLELDWTPQPGNYLDVQGKTYAVLERRHRYQYKAGRYRLQKIAIYVQSAQRPTESSFVGGRWVLGDANCRFNAQLELIRCAVNPDGPCESCRFFETAE